The Pseudomonas sp. TH06 genome has a window encoding:
- a CDS encoding transglutaminase family protein, translating into MSIHVALHHVTHYRYDRAVELGPQIVRLRPAAHSRTRILSYALKVSPEQHFINWQQDPQGNYLARLVFPEKTDELRIEVDLLAEMAVFNPFDFFLEPYAEKIPFAYAADERKELAPYLETLPRTPAFKAYLDGIDRTPLPAVDFLVALNQRLSEDINYLIRMEPGVQTPEHTLEHASGSCRDSAWLLVQLLRNLGLAARFVSGYLIQLTADVKSLDGPSGTEVDFTDLHAWCEVYLPGAGWIGLDATSGLFAGEGHIPLACSPDPSSAAPISGMVEPCETQFSHEMSVERIWEAPRVTKPYTDEQWLAIQALGRQIDADLLEGDVRLTMGGEPTFVSIDDPDGAEWNTAALGEDKRRLSAELFQRMRKHYAPKGLVHFGQGKWYPGEQLPRWSLNCYWRRDGVPIWQNDALIADEQQDYRADGELAGRFLSSVAERLKIPTRFVFPAYEDNFYYLWREGTLPGNVSAEDSRLEEPLERARLRKVFSQGLDKVIGQVLPLARTAKGDQWQSGRWYLRDEHCRLVPGDSALGYRLPLGSQPWVKAAEYPFIHPQDPNQDFPALPDTALLNSHGQSAAPDERAPKIDESADWLTRTAFCAEAREGRLYLFMPPLERVEDYLELVAAIEAAAEELHCPVLLEGYEPPSDPRLSNFRITPDPGVIEVNVQPSATWDELVERTEFLYEEARQTRLTTEKFMIDGRHTGTGGGNHFVLGGATPADSPFLRRPDLLRSLISYWHNHPSLSYLFSGLFIGPTSQAPRVDEARNDALYELEIAFAQMPEPGEECAPWLVDRLLRNLLIDVTGNTHRAEFCIDKLYSPDGATGRLGLLELRAFEMPPHARMSLAQQLLLRALVARFWREPYAPPKLARWGTELHDRFMLPHFIEQDFADVIVELNSAGYPLRAEWFAAHLEFRFPKVGDYAVNGIELELRQALEPWHVLGEEGATGGTVRYVDSSLERLQVKLKGLPPQRYLLTCNGIAVPLHPTGRVGEFVAGVRYRAWQPANCLQPTIAVHAPLVFDLLDTWMGRSLGGCQYHVAHPGGRNYETLPVNANEAESRRMARFFRVGHTPGKLPIPNVEISDELPMTIDLRRF; encoded by the coding sequence GTGTCGATTCATGTCGCATTGCATCACGTCACGCATTACCGCTACGACCGCGCTGTCGAACTCGGCCCGCAGATCGTTCGCCTGCGACCGGCCGCCCACAGCCGCACGCGGATTCTCTCGTATGCGCTGAAAGTCTCGCCCGAGCAGCATTTCATCAACTGGCAGCAAGACCCGCAGGGCAATTACCTCGCCCGGCTGGTATTCCCTGAAAAAACCGATGAGCTACGGATCGAAGTCGATCTGCTGGCCGAGATGGCGGTGTTCAACCCGTTCGACTTCTTCCTCGAACCCTACGCCGAGAAAATCCCCTTCGCCTACGCCGCCGATGAGCGCAAAGAGCTGGCGCCATACCTGGAAACCTTGCCGCGGACGCCGGCCTTCAAAGCCTATCTGGACGGCATCGACCGCACGCCGCTGCCGGCCGTGGATTTTCTGGTCGCGCTCAACCAGCGTCTGAGCGAAGACATCAATTACCTGATCCGCATGGAACCGGGGGTGCAGACCCCGGAACACACCCTCGAACACGCCTCCGGCTCCTGCCGCGATTCGGCTTGGCTGCTGGTGCAACTGCTGCGCAACCTCGGGCTGGCGGCGCGATTTGTCTCCGGTTACCTGATCCAGCTGACGGCGGATGTGAAAAGCCTCGACGGTCCATCCGGCACCGAGGTGGACTTCACCGACCTGCACGCCTGGTGCGAGGTATATTTGCCGGGCGCCGGCTGGATCGGCCTCGATGCCACTTCCGGGTTGTTTGCCGGTGAAGGGCATATTCCGCTGGCCTGTAGTCCCGATCCTTCCTCGGCAGCGCCGATCAGCGGGATGGTCGAACCTTGCGAGACACAGTTCAGCCACGAAATGTCGGTTGAACGGATCTGGGAAGCGCCGCGTGTCACCAAGCCTTATACCGACGAGCAATGGCTGGCGATTCAAGCCCTGGGCCGGCAGATCGACGCTGATCTGCTGGAAGGCGACGTACGCCTGACCATGGGTGGCGAACCGACCTTCGTGTCCATTGATGACCCGGATGGCGCCGAATGGAATACCGCTGCCTTGGGCGAAGACAAGCGCCGCCTCTCCGCCGAACTGTTCCAGCGCATGCGCAAACATTACGCCCCCAAAGGTCTTGTGCATTTTGGCCAGGGCAAGTGGTATCCCGGCGAGCAACTGCCGCGCTGGTCGCTCAATTGCTATTGGCGCCGCGATGGCGTGCCGATCTGGCAAAACGACGCATTGATCGCCGATGAACAGCAGGATTACCGCGCCGATGGCGAACTGGCCGGACGCTTTCTTTCGAGCGTCGCCGAACGCCTGAAAATTCCCACGCGGTTCGTATTCCCGGCCTACGAGGACAATTTCTATTACCTCTGGCGCGAGGGCACATTGCCCGGCAATGTCAGCGCCGAAGATTCGCGTCTGGAGGAGCCGCTGGAGCGTGCACGGCTGCGCAAGGTCTTCAGTCAGGGCCTCGATAAGGTCATCGGTCAGGTACTGCCGCTGGCACGCACCGCCAAGGGTGATCAGTGGCAGAGCGGGCGCTGGTATCTACGCGACGAGCATTGCCGTCTCGTGCCTGGGGATTCAGCGCTGGGTTACCGTTTGCCGTTGGGCTCGCAGCCCTGGGTGAAAGCGGCCGAGTATCCGTTTATTCATCCTCAGGATCCGAATCAGGATTTCCCGGCGCTGCCGGACACCGCGCTACTGAACAGCCATGGCCAATCGGCAGCGCCTGACGAGCGTGCGCCGAAGATCGACGAATCCGCCGACTGGCTGACCCGCACCGCGTTCTGCGCCGAGGCCCGCGAGGGGCGCTTGTACCTGTTCATGCCGCCGCTGGAGCGGGTCGAGGATTATCTGGAGTTGGTCGCGGCCATCGAGGCCGCCGCCGAAGAACTGCATTGCCCGGTGCTGCTGGAAGGCTACGAGCCGCCGAGCGATCCGCGTCTGAGCAACTTCCGCATCACCCCGGATCCGGGCGTGATCGAGGTCAACGTGCAGCCTTCGGCAACCTGGGACGAATTGGTCGAACGCACCGAGTTCCTCTATGAAGAGGCGCGGCAGACCCGCCTGACCACCGAAAAATTCATGATCGACGGGCGCCATACCGGTACGGGCGGCGGTAACCACTTCGTCCTCGGTGGCGCGACGCCCGCAGACTCGCCGTTTCTGCGTCGTCCCGATCTGTTGCGCAGCCTGATCAGCTACTGGCATAACCATCCGTCGTTGTCGTATCTGTTTTCCGGATTGTTCATCGGCCCGACATCTCAGGCGCCGAGGGTCGACGAAGCGCGTAACGACGCGTTGTACGAGCTGGAAATCGCTTTCGCGCAGATGCCCGAACCGGGTGAGGAATGTGCACCGTGGCTGGTGGATCGCCTGCTGCGCAACTTGCTGATCGACGTCACCGGCAACACTCACCGCGCCGAGTTCTGCATCGACAAACTCTATTCGCCGGACGGTGCTACCGGGCGGCTTGGCCTGCTGGAATTGCGCGCCTTTGAAATGCCGCCGCATGCGCGCATGAGCCTGGCTCAGCAATTGTTGCTGCGGGCCCTGGTCGCACGCTTCTGGCGCGAGCCATATGCGCCGCCGAAACTGGCGCGGTGGGGCACCGAGTTGCACGATCGCTTCATGCTGCCGCACTTTATCGAGCAGGATTTCGCCGACGTTATCGTCGAACTCAATAGCGCCGGCTATCCGCTGCGGGCGGAATGGTTTGCGGCGCATCTGGAGTTTCGTTTTCCCAAGGTCGGCGATTACGCCGTCAACGGTATCGAACTGGAGCTGCGTCAGGCGCTGGAGCCGTGGCATGTACTGGGCGAGGAGGGCGCGACGGGCGGCACTGTGCGTTACGTCGATTCATCGCTGGAGCGCTTGCAGGTCAAGCTCAAGGGCCTGCCGCCGCAGCGTTATCTGCTGACCTGCAACGGTATTGCCGTGCCGTTGCATCCAACCGGGCGCGTTGGCGAGTTCGTCGCGGGTGTGCGTTACCGTGCCTGGCAACCGGCCAACTGCTTGCAACCGACGATTGCGGTACATGCACCGTTGGTGTTCGACCTGCTCGACACCTGGATGGGCCGTTCGCTGGGCGGTTGCCAATACCATGTCGCCCATCCGGGCGGGCGTAATTACGAGACATTGCCGGTAAACGCCAACGA
- a CDS encoding YgiQ family radical SAM protein, producing the protein MQAAKPLFDYPKYWAECFGPAPFLPMSREEMDQLGWDSCDIIIVTGDAYVDHPSFGMAIIGRLLESQGFRVGIIAQPNWQSKDDFMKLGEPNLFFGVAAGNMDSMINRYTADKKIRSDDAYTPGGMAGKRPDRASLVYSQRCKEAYKHVPIVLGGIEASLRRIAHYDYWQDRVRNSILIDASADILLYGNAERAIVEVAQRLSYGHKIEDITDVRGTAFIRRDTPKDWYEVDSTRIDRPGKVDKIINPYVNTQDTQACAIEQEKGPVEDPQEAKVVQILASPRMTRDKTVIRLPSVEKVRGDAVLYAHANRVLHLETNPGNARALVQKHGEVDVWFNPPPIPMTTEEMDYVFGMPYARVPHPAYGKEKIPAYDMIRFSVNIMRGCFGGCTFCSITEHEGRIIQNRSEESIIREIEEIRDKVPGFTGVISDLGGPTANMYRIACKTPEIESACRKPSCVFPGICPNLNTDHSSLIQLYRSARALPGVKKILIASGLRYDLAVESPEYVKELVTHHVGGYLKIAPEHTEEGPLNQMMKPGIGSYDKFKRMFEKYTKEAGKEQYLIPYFIAAHPGTTDEDMMNLALWLKGNGFRADQVQAFYPSPMATATAMYHSGKNPLRKVTYKSDGVTIVKSEEQRRLHKAFLRYHDPKGWPMLREALQRMGRSDLIGPGKDQLIPLHQPSTDSYQSARRKNSTPAGSHKVAKEGKEKTTKILTQHTGLPPRASDGGNPWDKREQAKAAAFARNQQAAKERKDAAKGKGPKPTRKPVVPR; encoded by the coding sequence ATGCAAGCAGCCAAGCCGTTATTTGACTATCCAAAATATTGGGCCGAATGTTTCGGGCCAGCGCCGTTCCTGCCGATGAGCAGGGAGGAGATGGATCAGCTTGGCTGGGATTCCTGCGACATCATCATTGTTACGGGAGATGCCTACGTCGATCACCCGTCGTTCGGCATGGCGATCATTGGCCGGCTGCTGGAGTCGCAAGGCTTCCGCGTCGGGATCATCGCGCAGCCAAACTGGCAGTCCAAAGACGACTTCATGAAGCTCGGCGAGCCGAACCTGTTTTTCGGCGTCGCGGCCGGCAACATGGATTCGATGATCAACCGCTACACCGCCGACAAGAAAATCCGTTCCGACGACGCCTACACCCCGGGCGGCATGGCCGGCAAACGTCCGGACCGCGCGAGCCTGGTTTACAGCCAGCGCTGCAAGGAAGCCTACAAGCACGTGCCGATCGTGCTTGGCGGCATTGAAGCCTCGCTGCGCCGCATCGCCCACTACGATTACTGGCAGGATCGCGTGCGTAACTCGATCCTGATCGACGCGAGCGCCGACATCCTGTTGTACGGCAACGCCGAGCGCGCGATTGTCGAAGTCGCCCAGCGTCTGTCCTACGGGCACAAGATCGAAGACATCACCGATGTGCGCGGCACCGCGTTCATTCGTCGCGATACGCCGAAAGACTGGTATGAAGTCGACTCCACGCGCATCGACCGTCCGGGCAAGGTCGACAAGATCATCAACCCGTACGTGAATACCCAGGACACTCAGGCCTGCGCCATCGAGCAGGAAAAAGGCCCGGTGGAAGATCCGCAGGAAGCCAAGGTCGTGCAGATCCTGGCCAGCCCGCGCATGACCCGCGACAAGACCGTGATTCGTCTGCCGTCGGTAGAAAAAGTCCGTGGCGATGCCGTTCTGTATGCCCACGCCAACCGCGTGCTGCACCTGGAAACCAACCCGGGCAATGCCCGTGCGCTGGTGCAGAAGCATGGCGAAGTCGACGTCTGGTTCAACCCGCCGCCGATTCCGATGACCACTGAAGAAATGGACTACGTGTTCGGCATGCCTTACGCCCGTGTTCCGCACCCGGCGTACGGCAAGGAAAAAATTCCGGCCTACGACATGATCCGTTTCTCGGTAAACATCATGCGTGGCTGCTTCGGCGGCTGCACCTTCTGCTCGATCACCGAGCACGAAGGCCGGATCATCCAGAACCGTTCCGAAGAGTCGATCATTCGCGAAATCGAAGAGATCCGTGACAAGGTGCCGGGTTTCACCGGCGTCATTTCCGACCTCGGCGGCCCGACCGCGAACATGTACCGCATCGCCTGCAAAACGCCGGAAATCGAATCCGCGTGCCGCAAGCCGTCGTGCGTGTTCCCGGGCATCTGCCCGAACCTGAACACCGACCACTCGTCGCTGATTCAGCTGTACCGCAGCGCCCGTGCGTTGCCGGGTGTGAAAAAGATTCTGATCGCCTCCGGTCTGCGTTACGACCTCGCGGTCGAGTCGCCGGAATACGTCAAGGAACTGGTGACCCACCACGTCGGCGGTTACCTGAAGATCGCCCCGGAACACACCGAGGAAGGTCCGCTCAACCAGATGATGAAACCGGGCATCGGCAGCTATGACAAGTTCAAGCGCATGTTCGAGAAGTACACCAAGGAAGCGGGCAAAGAGCAGTACCTGATCCCGTACTTCATCGCCGCCCACCCGGGCACCACCGACGAAGACATGATGAACCTCGCTCTGTGGCTCAAGGGCAACGGCTTCCGTGCCGACCAGGTGCAGGCGTTCTACCCGTCGCCGATGGCCACGGCCACCGCGATGTACCACTCGGGCAAGAACCCGCTGCGCAAGGTCACCTACAAGAGCGACGGCGTGACCATCGTCAAGAGCGAAGAGCAGCGTCGTCTGCACAAGGCGTTCTTGCGTTATCACGACCCGAAAGGCTGGCCGATGTTGCGTGAAGCGTTGCAGCGCATGGGCCGTAGCGACCTGATCGGGCCGGGCAAGGATCAGCTGATTCCGCTGCATCAGCCGTCCACCGACAGCTACCAGAGCGCCCGTCGCAAGAACTCGACGCCGGCCGGCAGCCATAAAGTGGCGAAGGAAGGCAAAGAGAAGACCACCAAGATCCTCACTCAGCACACCGGCCTGCCGCCGCGTGCCAGTGATGGTGGTAATCCCTGGGACAAGCGTGAACAGGCCAAGGCTGCGGCGTTTGCGCGTAACCAGCAGGCTGCCAAGGAGCGTAAGGACGCGGCCAAGGGCAAAGGGCCGAAGCCGACGCGCAAGCCCGTCGTACCGCGCTAA
- a CDS encoding NEL-type E3 ubiquitin ligase domain-containing protein, whose translation MTPKLLNDPLAEVEATLFKDETFMPVKPPTRSTVNVEVHTRPVQTDNIHLPRPDTLAHLDFDIPTLPRPRNPTPAGRTPAQADLEAITPVPVTISQTPSVDIVSAPAQRSLEHYRIATKTALPPADVDGFITFKGRRYVDVMDVGVVSVGVDPHTGQQRARLTSELQPSGPVLVRDPQSKLWYEQDDSPITFALSDSRLQAFRTALDFAGVEPGTDGLHRFDGKLFAVIENIAYQALHDPEASTALTPVMRIVRADDAVAASTDNLYVATRPGRSEAIVFDSEDGWLGVNLPGAGGMHRAGQAPHRQLMDRFTSALNRLNSPAARVRKLYPSLSEEQVSAVIQSLGEDVSGGLVRRETDYKNLKKELMAWSRTYTQSPVPAASKAWIDLAAVEIKRCWRQQTGSTLKLIPAPDGTTLPPFKADFGHVRTLELDRITWSDTSDTFLSGFSGLERLTFTRSTVEKLPDVVATLHNLKALDLSSNQIQLDVPAATNLSSLSRLERIDLSGNPLGQTPDFSAMAALKVVNLSNTRIDHWPTGLEQQAGLELVDLRQNRLSEVPEAILNPPADQLQARARINGVTLLHDNAFAPGYWKTLEGFWRRVAAAHPEMATHAGNGAFRLDGDTADVTMVQRLHPDKDAQAAKDFVLEMDDTARTGLAARALELDQLEAQLDEYVRTHDDPATSTAATKLWVQRVARTIKGCWLRDSGDALRLPLGAGPLPALSADFSHVRSLDLHTIAWSDAADVFLGNFSNLEYLAVTHSAIEKLPGKIAEMDKLKYLALNNNRIELDEQSAAKLSTLSHLETVNLSENPALKLSPDFSAMSGLTSLNLSNSGISQWPSGLQDKTALTGLDLRNNQLREVPLAFLDPTPEQLPAMARLNGATLLEGNDFPPAYGEKFDAFWLRVNTAHPELLSTAHPSAFDSDNSRAQRYRRLFPNKSIKDCREYLWGLESGAAGKKLKSLEKEFGVLKTQLDAWVFSGGGNRGGYIRADQLAVNALTRADRVQASNRIIKCWRRETPQRLANDRTPIGLELDLSGLMLPTLPDIDVDFSHVGSLRLSNMALNTSPEGFLTRFRHVRWLDLSQNQLRELPPAVGEMSGMTRLFLQNNQISLTADTARVLSERATLRALWLHDNPRLGIPPEFSHMPDIRSVNLANTGIDTFPTGIADQPLLDTFNLSHNQITDIPDVVVAPPDDRLAHTVRINNVTDIGHNPLSPETHLRLDHYDARLIEAETPLRGLHNLIDTARGHVPVLSRPATDDPMTRWTSGLTADEVTARRSQWRTLREQPRSGGLFDTLERLLDIPTGHHDLQRRVWKLIDSITENNADSERLRKEVFDRAGDAACCDRAAFTFTNLEILTMVHDARSQARDHAQGPQLSALSKALFRLHEVDKIASADIAQREARILESRPQGAAAQPAPHVREEVEIRLFYRHRLKERLQLPGQPERMGFDNLVDVTKAQLDAAYEKVIALDNSPEEFNALVSRQFWQEFVTHKYRAQFDEQQQTFQDRQALLDDAHAAETLAFAEYDAQSKALQTSLANVEEALIVTLSRQEMNEHSARDTGAEVAGGTE comes from the coding sequence ATGACGCCGAAACTGCTCAACGACCCATTAGCGGAAGTTGAAGCAACACTCTTCAAGGACGAAACATTCATGCCTGTAAAACCGCCGACCCGCAGCACCGTCAACGTTGAGGTGCACACACGCCCCGTGCAAACGGACAACATACATTTGCCGCGACCGGACACCCTGGCACATCTGGACTTCGATATTCCGACCTTACCAAGGCCACGAAACCCGACACCTGCGGGCAGAACCCCCGCCCAGGCTGACCTGGAAGCCATTACTCCAGTGCCGGTCACTATCAGCCAGACACCCTCGGTGGACATCGTCTCGGCACCTGCGCAGCGATCGCTGGAACATTACCGGATCGCGACGAAAACGGCGCTTCCGCCGGCCGACGTAGACGGATTCATCACGTTCAAGGGACGCCGCTACGTCGATGTAATGGACGTGGGTGTCGTGTCTGTCGGGGTCGATCCCCACACCGGCCAGCAGCGCGCGAGACTGACCAGCGAACTGCAACCGTCGGGGCCGGTGCTGGTTCGCGATCCGCAGAGCAAGCTGTGGTATGAGCAGGACGACTCGCCGATCACTTTTGCGCTGAGCGACAGTCGGTTGCAGGCTTTTCGCACAGCGCTGGACTTTGCCGGCGTCGAGCCCGGCACTGATGGCCTGCACCGATTTGACGGCAAGCTCTTCGCGGTGATTGAAAATATCGCCTATCAAGCCCTGCACGATCCCGAAGCCTCCACTGCGTTGACGCCAGTGATGCGCATTGTCCGTGCCGACGATGCCGTCGCCGCCAGTACCGACAACCTTTATGTCGCGACACGCCCGGGCCGATCGGAAGCCATTGTGTTCGATTCGGAGGACGGCTGGCTCGGGGTCAATCTTCCGGGCGCAGGCGGCATGCACCGCGCCGGACAAGCCCCGCACCGGCAACTGATGGACCGTTTCACCAGCGCACTCAATCGCCTGAACAGCCCGGCGGCACGCGTGCGCAAGCTGTACCCGTCGTTGAGCGAAGAGCAAGTCAGCGCCGTAATCCAATCGCTGGGGGAGGATGTTTCGGGCGGTCTGGTACGTCGCGAAACAGATTACAAAAACCTCAAGAAAGAATTGATGGCCTGGTCTCGCACCTACACGCAATCGCCCGTGCCGGCCGCCAGCAAAGCCTGGATTGACCTCGCTGCTGTGGAGATCAAGCGCTGCTGGCGTCAGCAAACCGGGTCAACGCTGAAACTGATACCTGCCCCGGACGGAACCACTTTGCCACCGTTCAAAGCCGACTTCGGCCATGTTCGGACGCTGGAACTGGACAGGATCACCTGGTCAGACACCTCCGACACCTTTCTCAGCGGCTTTTCGGGTCTGGAACGCCTGACGTTCACCCGCTCCACCGTGGAAAAACTGCCCGACGTTGTCGCCACCCTGCATAACCTGAAAGCGCTGGACCTGAGTTCGAACCAAATTCAGCTGGATGTTCCGGCTGCCACCAATCTGAGCTCACTCTCCCGACTTGAGCGGATCGACCTGTCTGGCAATCCCCTTGGACAGACACCGGACTTCAGCGCCATGGCGGCGTTGAAAGTCGTGAACCTGAGCAATACCCGCATCGACCACTGGCCGACAGGTCTGGAACAGCAGGCTGGGCTGGAACTCGTCGATTTGCGCCAGAACCGTCTGAGTGAAGTCCCGGAGGCGATCCTCAACCCGCCGGCCGATCAGTTGCAGGCACGCGCGCGGATCAACGGCGTCACGCTGCTTCATGACAACGCGTTTGCGCCGGGCTACTGGAAAACGCTGGAAGGGTTCTGGCGACGCGTCGCCGCTGCACACCCGGAGATGGCCACCCACGCTGGTAACGGCGCATTCAGGCTTGATGGCGATACCGCCGACGTCACCATGGTGCAACGCCTTCACCCCGACAAGGATGCGCAAGCGGCCAAGGACTTCGTTCTGGAAATGGACGACACAGCACGCACCGGGCTGGCTGCACGCGCGCTGGAACTCGATCAGTTGGAGGCGCAATTGGATGAATACGTCCGGACTCACGACGACCCCGCCACCAGCACTGCGGCGACAAAACTCTGGGTGCAGCGCGTTGCCAGGACGATCAAGGGGTGCTGGCTGCGTGACTCCGGGGACGCGCTGAGATTACCGCTCGGGGCCGGCCCACTCCCGGCTTTGAGCGCGGATTTCAGTCATGTCCGGTCGCTGGACCTGCACACCATTGCCTGGTCGGACGCGGCCGACGTATTCCTGGGCAATTTTTCCAATCTGGAATATCTGGCGGTCACCCACAGCGCGATTGAAAAGTTACCGGGGAAAATTGCCGAGATGGACAAACTGAAGTACCTCGCCCTGAACAATAACCGCATTGAACTGGACGAGCAGAGTGCGGCAAAACTCAGCACGTTAAGTCACCTGGAAACGGTCAATCTTTCCGAGAACCCGGCGCTGAAACTGTCGCCTGACTTCAGTGCCATGTCTGGCCTGACCTCCCTGAACCTGAGTAATTCGGGAATCAGTCAGTGGCCGAGCGGCTTGCAGGACAAGACCGCGCTGACCGGCCTGGATCTACGCAACAACCAATTGCGTGAGGTGCCGCTGGCATTTCTCGATCCGACTCCCGAGCAGTTGCCGGCGATGGCCCGGCTCAACGGGGCCACACTGCTCGAAGGCAACGACTTTCCGCCGGCGTACGGGGAGAAATTCGATGCTTTTTGGCTGCGCGTGAACACGGCTCACCCCGAGCTGTTGAGCACTGCCCACCCCTCAGCCTTTGATAGCGACAACTCAAGAGCACAGCGCTACCGACGACTCTTTCCAAACAAGAGCATCAAGGACTGCCGGGAGTATCTCTGGGGCCTTGAGAGTGGCGCTGCGGGAAAGAAACTCAAAAGCCTCGAAAAGGAATTCGGCGTACTGAAAACTCAACTCGACGCCTGGGTGTTTTCTGGAGGAGGCAACCGCGGGGGGTACATTCGCGCAGATCAATTGGCGGTCAACGCACTGACCCGCGCCGACCGGGTCCAGGCCAGTAACAGGATTATCAAGTGCTGGAGGCGGGAAACACCGCAGCGGCTGGCCAATGACCGCACGCCCATCGGCCTGGAACTGGATCTCAGTGGCCTGATGCTGCCCACCCTGCCGGACATCGATGTCGATTTCAGTCATGTCGGTTCTCTCAGATTGAGCAATATGGCGCTGAACACTTCACCGGAAGGCTTTCTGACCCGCTTCCGTCATGTGCGCTGGCTGGATCTGTCACAAAACCAATTGCGTGAGCTGCCGCCGGCCGTTGGAGAAATGAGCGGGATGACCCGACTGTTTCTGCAGAATAATCAGATTTCCCTGACAGCCGACACCGCCCGCGTGTTGTCCGAGCGCGCAACACTGCGAGCCCTGTGGTTGCACGACAATCCGCGACTGGGCATCCCGCCGGAATTCAGCCATATGCCCGACATACGCTCGGTGAATCTGGCTAACACCGGGATCGACACCTTCCCGACCGGAATAGCCGATCAACCATTGCTGGACACGTTCAATCTGAGCCACAACCAGATCACCGACATTCCGGATGTGGTCGTTGCCCCGCCGGACGATCGACTGGCGCACACGGTGCGCATCAACAACGTGACCGATATCGGCCACAATCCGCTGTCCCCGGAGACCCACTTACGGCTGGATCATTACGATGCCCGACTGATAGAGGCCGAAACGCCGCTGCGGGGCCTGCACAATTTGATCGACACGGCGCGAGGCCATGTTCCGGTCCTCAGTCGACCCGCGACAGATGATCCGATGACACGCTGGACATCAGGACTGACGGCCGATGAGGTAACCGCCAGAAGAAGTCAGTGGCGAACACTGCGTGAGCAGCCGCGTTCGGGAGGGTTGTTCGATACGCTTGAACGCTTGCTGGACATCCCGACCGGTCACCACGACCTTCAACGACGGGTCTGGAAACTCATCGACAGCATTACCGAAAACAACGCGGACTCCGAACGCCTGCGCAAAGAAGTATTTGATCGGGCGGGCGACGCAGCCTGCTGTGATCGGGCGGCGTTCACGTTCACCAATCTGGAAATCCTGACAATGGTGCACGACGCTCGCAGCCAGGCTCGAGATCACGCCCAAGGCCCGCAATTGTCTGCACTTTCCAAAGCGTTGTTCCGCTTGCATGAGGTCGACAAAATCGCCTCGGCGGACATTGCCCAGCGTGAGGCCAGAATTCTCGAATCAAGGCCGCAGGGAGCAGCGGCGCAGCCAGCACCTCACGTCCGCGAGGAAGTCGAGATCCGGCTTTTCTATCGCCACCGCCTGAAAGAACGTCTGCAACTGCCGGGACAGCCGGAGCGAATGGGTTTCGATAATTTAGTCGACGTGACCAAGGCGCAACTGGATGCTGCGTACGAAAAAGTCATCGCGCTGGACAACTCACCTGAAGAATTCAACGCGCTGGTGTCGAGGCAGTTCTGGCAGGAATTCGTCACCCACAAGTACCGTGCGCAATTCGATGAGCAGCAACAGACGTTTCAGGATCGCCAGGCGCTCCTCGATGACGCGCACGCCGCCGAGACGCTTGCATTTGCCGAATACGACGCGCAATCCAAGGCGCTGCAAACTTCGCTGGCGAACGTTGAAGAGGCGCTGATCGTAACGTTGTCCCGACAAGAGATGAACGAGCATTCCGCGCGCGACACCGGCGCGGAGGTCGCCGGCGGAACTGAATAA